In the genome of Fusarium poae strain DAOMC 252244 chromosome 1, whole genome shotgun sequence, the window TAAAAAGCAGATACTCAGAAACGTCTAAGCCATCCTCCAAGGCAGCACCAAAGACTATACCTGAAGCCCGAACACAAGGCAAACCAATACAACGCACTGTTTCAGAACCTGCTCCCAAGCCAACAAAGGGCAACGCGCCCAAACCTCCACCGGCCGCTGGAGTTGACACCACAGCCTTTGCTCACGACTCACCAGAAAAGGGGAGATCCGTACGCAAGACCGTTGCGAAAGCTGCTCCAGCAGACTCTACCATATCAGCAGAGTTTGTCACAGCTCGCACGCACCCTACGACTGTAAATAGTCTGCCTAAAGATAAAGATTTTGACGCTCCTCTCGGTGATATTCCCCTTTCAAAGGTCCCTCAGGCACGTATGAGTGGATCTCCGTCACCCACTAAACAGCAAAAGGCACTGCCTCGTACCCAATCCGACCCCGTCACGGCGAAACCCCATGATGAAGAAACGGGAAGTCTCCCTTCAGATCTACAAGATGATGTCCAAGAGACTAAGCAACAACAAAACACTGAGCAAGTACACAGTCGTGCTAAAGCTGCCGAACGTCAAGCTCTGTCCTCAAAACTCACATCACTCATCGAAACGACAACCCCAAGCATTCCCTCTTTCGCCTCCGACGATACCGATCACGTTCCCTCACGACCTCGTAAACGCCACCTCTTTGGGCGTGCAATTAGCAACGCCTCCAATGCCAGCAGTGTCGCCTCACGTTCCGCTGCTGAGCACCACGATGCGtgtgacgacgacgacaaggaAGCGGGCAATGGATCTGAACCGCCAGCAACCCAGTTGGAATACCGCGATGACAAAGCTAAAGAATGCCGGGCTGCATTGATGAATCGCATGATGGGCGGTAGTGGCGAATTCAAGCCAGCGCCCATGCCTGCAGCTCCAACACTGAGTATGATAGCCGGAGCAACGCGAACGCTGAGAAAGCGAGAACAGAGCGAACAGCATGTGTTTGGATTTATGTAATTTATATACAGCAATATACCTTGCGGGAGTGGTTTGAAAATCGGTTTGGCTCTGCGGATAGGAAAGCGGTATACACTATAAATGATAATAGGGTCTCTAATTTGAAACAGGTTTTTAATAGAACTTCACATAAGAACAAGATAATTTGCTGTTATgattttctttcttgtaCAATAACAGAAAATACTGTAGTGTCTGATAACTGTCTTTTCGGTGCTGAACGACGAAAACAATCCGCTGTATTATGAAAGAACTCCTTTCTAGTATCACTTTTCCCATCCTTCCACAAATGGCGCTTTTCCGTCCCAGATCCCAAGCGAAAACAAGATGAAAAGACAACAAAACAACATTCCCATGTGAGCACGCAAGTTCCAGTGTTGGTTTACGTACAACGGTTCCCTCTAAACTAAGaacaaacaaaagaaaagaaaacgaTGCTGGAAATTATGATTAAAAGGGGGGTATCGACATCACTTTCTTTTGGCGTTTCTCCTGTGTCTGTTCAGGCTGATTCCACCAATCTTTGGTTTGAGTCACCTCGACCTGGCAATTGTTCTGAAACCATGCTTTGCCAACGAAGTTCAAGATCCTCACTGTAAATATCCCGTTAGCACTTCATCCCTAGCATCAGTCATAGGAGTTCGCTTACATAGAGTGCTTGGTCATCTGAACCCCTTTCTCTCTGCAAAAGAACAAAAACCGACGCATGGTGCGTGCTCGCGAGAAAGCTGCCATCACATCTCCTCGAGGCTTACCATCTGGGGCATTGACACTCTCTGATTCTTTCACGATGATGTGGACACGAAGCGCCTCGATGTTCCACACCATCTCCTGAATCTCATCCAGGTAGACATGAAAATCGATCTCATCTTTAAATAGTCCCCACTTGGCAGGATGCATGTCTCTAAGCACCTGATGCTGGAAGCATTGTATCTGGTCTATCCAAGTCCAGTATTGCGTGACGCTGCTGTGGCTTGTATACAGGCGACTCTTGACTTTAGCTAGACGCCAATCATACTTAGTGATTTGACCACCACTGCACGAATCTGTATCCGACCAAGCCTCAAAGTGAAACTCGTCATGAACCGGACCTGATATAGGTGGTAAATATTTGGGTCGCTTGTTCAGATGTGTACTGAAGGCTGGCTGAGGACTTGGCACGACTGCTGGGAGCGTTGGGGGCAGCTGACTAGGTATTGGGGACTGTTCAATGAAAGAATCTTCTCGAGGCGTGCTGGGACCCGAATGCATGGACTTCCTCTTCTGGAGAGGCTTCGGGGTAGTGCTGGGGCTACCATGGCTTATTCGCGATTTCATAACTCCAGAAGGACGTCCGATGTTCTTGAAGCCATGTTTGTAGCGAAGAGCGGTTAACTTTTTGTCATGGTAGAAGTCATGAATTATTTTTGGTAGATTGAAATTGGCACCCCCGGCTTGCATCAGCTCGTGAAGACGTTGTCGCAGCCAGTCGACTGGCGAGATATCAAGGTTAAATTTCTCAAGTTCTGATATCGTCTCTGAAAGGCGGAATAGAGTGTCATACGAAGTAATGCCACCTTTACCCGACTGGATGTATTTCTTGCCGAGTAGCTGATAAGGACTGATGGGGCCTTTTTCGTGGAAGTCAAGGATCTTGATCCCACGATTAACCTGCCTACCAATTTGGTACTTGGAAGAGCCACCCTTCTCCTGCTTTGGGCCAGCATCGACGGCGGCTTGATGCTTCTCGCGCCATCGAGCAAGTTGGGGCTCAATAAGCTCCTTGACATTTTGCCAGTTACGCTCCCAATAGGGGTGGCTCTCATTGATCTTGACTAAAGGCACTCCTTCTACGCACTCAGGATAAGTGTAGACTACTCCATCATGCTTGAGAACCATGTTTTCACGAGTGATCTCTTCTTCGGCAACAGCAGGCGGTGATTCTGGGGGTTGCGAAGAAGGATCACCGGCTGGCAACAGAGGTGGAGTTGGTCGGCCTCGCTCACTTGACGGGGGCCGACTTCTTACATTGGCTGGTGTGAAGCCAGAGGTTACTCGGTACTCCTTCGGAGTAGGTACCTGCTCCAATTCACGCGGTGTTCGTATGCTTTCAGAGCCACGAGAGTTTTTTATAGGGGTATCGCGTTCGGATGACGGGCGAAGTATATCCTGAGGAGTATGCCGTAGCACACTTGAAGGGAGTGGAGGTCGAGGCACCTCCTGGATAGGCCTGACCTGGCTTTGAACATCCACGGGATCTATCATGCGCTCTGGAGCATAGTCCGTTCTGGGGGCAGTGCTGGGGCGACTGTAAGGGTCGTAGACTGGTCTATGGGCTATCTCATGAGGCTCGTCGATTCGCATGGTCGCCATAGGTGCTACCTCGACAGTTCGTTCTGGGACCTTTGCAGAGATTACATCATGAAGGCTCTCTGAGATATTGTCGGAAATTCGCTCTGATTGTCGTTCTAATTGACGTTCAACTGGTCGGTCAGATTGATGGGCAGTAACTTGTTCAGACTGTGGCTCGGGTTGTCTCTCTGGTTGCCTCTCAGATAGTCGCTCAGCAGTGCCCTGCGGAGCAGGCTGTGACGAGAGGGACGAAGGATGAACAGAAACTTGTTCGTCGACCCGCTGGGTGTGTTGAGAATCCGGTCGATCTCTTGCTTGAACTTCAACTGTTGGGGACTCCCTACCCTGAGAATCCTCTACGGGTAATTCGTCTTCTTCCACTTGGCGTTCTTTATTTTCTCGCGCTCTGTCCCTTGAGGCGATTATGTCGATCGTTTCGCCCGAAGCACCGTGGCACCCTTGACGATTCCACTCGCAGTTACCACATTTCTGATATAGGTCGCCTCCAACAATAATACAATCGTCAAAGGCGCCTTGGTTCTTGTCGCATGATTGGCATCGTTTGGACTGTATTTCTCCGGTAGCTTGAATCATACAGGATAGCCATTTGACCCCCTTTGCCTCAGCTCGTTCGTAAATGGTTGCAAGATGCGTTGCGTTGAAACGTCGTCCTTTTCGAATCTTCACTGGTCTTCGGATCTCGAGCTCTTGGATACCCTCCACCCACTGATTCCAAGGTTCGATGTGTTCCACGGGTCCAATCACATTGCCATCAGCATCAACGACGTTGACAAGGGTCTCTGCAGTTTCGTGATCATGTTGCTCAACGCCCTCCATGTGGTCATCATAGTTTGCATGATTGTTTTCTTCGGCGGCAGAGCCATTGATAGGCTCTCTTTGTGGCACTGGCCCGTTGGAAGCCGAAGACAATTCTGGTAATATATCGGGCAGAACGAGTCCCTCTGACTCGGGCCCCCTGTTGTCGGGGGTATTTGGGttctctcctctcttttcCCGAAAAAAGCGACGCATTTTGGCCCAGATGTCGTTTTGGGCTTCCATTCGCTTTTTGCGCGACTCGTAATAGTCTTGCTCGATACGGACCAGTCGTTCTGCCTTCTCGTCACACTCATCCGTGGTACGTGCCAACTCGGCCTCGACTTTGGCAAGCTCCCTGGCTAAACGGCCTTGAGATTCCTTCAGTTGACTTCGCTGTCCCTTTAGATCACTAAGCTTCAGCCGCACTTCACTGAGTGAATGCTGGAACTCTTTTTCGATCTTGCTGTTTTCTACTTCTTTTCTGCCGCGGAGGTCCTTCCAAAAATTGTTTTCTGTCTCAACCCAAACAGACTTTGCTTCCCCTACTGGGAGAGCATCCCAGATTTCTTCCCCTGCGGCCATGTTGGACCAATTCGCCCAAGTGGCTGCCCGGCACAAAATATGATAATAGCAAGGGCTCGGAAGGAACAACGGATATAAATCAGAAGAGAATTTGGTGAACAATAGGATGCATAAACCTCGCTACTGTATTACACGTGACCGCGTCTGGTGAAGACAAATGAGAATCAAACCGTCAATAAGTGATCGCGTTCCGATACCAATTGCAGAAGATGGGCAGTGATGACCAGATTGGATGAGGAATTGACAGGTCCCAGTGGCTCCAATTCGATGGTCCGAGGGCCAAAATAGAGTCGTGGGGCGCGTACTGAAAGCGGGTTGAACTCGAACTAAAACAATCCAAGAGACAATCTGAGGTAATAGACTAAGAATGGGAAatgagtacctaggtaaaCAGGTAGGCGGGAAACGCGTGAAATGAAAAATCGTCTCGAAAGTCAGGTTGATCGTGTTGTGACCGGCGTGTATTGGTCAAGGTGGTAATAATATTTGAGGATGTAGTTCCTCTGATACGAAGCATGAAAATAGCAGAGCCCTGTCACTAAAGGTTTATCAATGCCCGAAATTGCTTTCCTTTTTCGTGACGCTGTTGATGGGCTGCCTCGAAAAAGAAGCGGGCTTGGAAGAGTTGCTTCAAATTTACTTCCACCACCCTAGTTGCAGTGGCAGTGGTAGTCGCGCAAATGAGCCCAAGGTCTCGAGCTGTCGACAACTATCCCTGTTAAAAAAGCACAACCTTGTTAACAAAGCGTGCTCAAATGGAATCCATAAAGAGCGAGAGGACGCGATCAGACGGGATACGAACGTTGGTGAATTATTCTGAAGTGAGGAAAAAGGGAGGGTGTCCATGCGTGCGTTGCACAGTGGTTATAGGCAATGTGTAGGAGTGTGAAAGATAGAGATTTCTTGACGATAGGCCCAAGCCAATTTGGGGGGGGGTCAGATTTGAGTTGGGTGGACAAGGGCAAGGTGCCAATGCGGAAGTAGTCGACTAGattaagtataaaaaagGTAGGTATGAGAGATCGAATAAAAGGTAAGCTCGGATCATCAGATAGGGTAATAAAAATACCTACAATAGGTGTAGGCAGAGGTTGAGGAGGTAGAAGTGATGTGAATGCCCGGATGTGGGAGGAAATTAAAGGGAATGAGACAAATGGAAGGGGAATGAAAATAGAAGGGGCGGGCAGGAAAGAAAGTTTAGGTAAGTTTAATATTCCTCTGAAGGGGACGAACGAACGGATGGGAAAGTgctactgtactgtaccttCCACCTCCCAACTATCTCAcaggcatggcatggcatggcatggcattaGCAGCTTGAATGAGGTGAGGAGGTGACCTAGGAGGGAGCTCTTTAGGTACGGTGCTAAaactactacctactaaggtactaaggtaacgACCAACCGAAACCAAGACTGGGGCAAATGAAAGAACGACAACGAATAAGGTGTGAAGGCGTATAGAGAAAGTATTAAGCTAGTACTAAAATCGTGTTCTGGTACGAGTAACATCAGGCAGTTCCATGCATTTACTATCAGATGAAAGTATCTTTTTTTTCGTCGTTATTTGTTTTCTTTCGCTACGTAATTAATTCCCCTGGTCTCACTCAGCTGCTTTTGCGCGCTTTGTTTCCGCTAGATCCTCGTGGACCCTTGCTCCGATCGACCACTCAGAGAGGCTGAACAAGTGCCTAGTCATAGCTTGTCTGGTTCCGACCATGTACTAGACATAATTCTTATTCAATGAAGCCAGTATTTTAATTGAGTTTCACCCAAAGCCACTGCGTCTAACTATATACACAGTGTCGTAGATCCTGACAGGTAATCCGCGTCTACTAATTCCAACACTAGGTTTTTTTCTCCTATCAAAATTAGCCCTGCATATCCATTTCATTACTCACACCCAACACGTACAtcatctgatctgatctgaccAGTTCACTTCAGTTCACTTCAACTCGATTGCGCTGCTACACAAAGTCCTAGGACTTCCTTCCTTCAGTTCTCCACTAGCTGTTTGGATTCTCCATCATAAAAGGTACCTTACCCATACCCTACCCAGAGTCTGGTACCGAACCATGCAGGAAGCGAGCAAAACGTAAAACCCAACAGGGATACCCTTGCTCGAGACCACCCTCTTTAGCTCTAGTGCTTCATCACGTGCGAGGAAACTACAAGCACACcacctaggtaccttagtcTGTAGGTAGTTGTATATCTGTTGGGCTAAGACTGCGGGTAAAATGCCTGTGTAACTTTGACAGGGTCGCGTATGCGTGTTGCTGAGAACGGATGTCCTCTTTTGTACTCATCAATCTCGGATCTACTCAGGGGGCCACAAAAACAGAAAGTGTGAGGTCTGTGAGGGCGATGGATCATGGATGGAAGCATGGAAGCTGTTGGTTGATGACTGGACCGAACCTTGGACAGTTCGCCTGTGATTGCCATTGCACAATCTCTTGACAGTCTCCTTCCTCGTTTGCACAAGCAGACTGTACTGCACTGTATCCGTCGGTCCTAATCAGTTATCTAACCATCATGTCACCATCCAAGTTACGCCAAATTACACATAGTGTTGGCCCGAAACAGATATATGGGTACGGTAATATGGAATACGCGACCCAGGCTGTTTATTCCCTGCGATTTGGACTACGGTGTATTGCACCACACTTGAGGAATGGACAATATACGAGCAGAGGCCCTCGCAATATCTAAACCAACAAGCCCTGGTTGGTTAGCTACAAGCCTACAACATCGTCCCCCACTCTTTTTCCTCGGTTCCCTATCCCTCGCATCCAATCTTCGGCAAGTCTGTTATGCGCAAAGATGACATTGACGGTGACACCATTAATCAGGTAGCTTCTTGCGAGATCTGCAGTATCATTACATATCACGCCCCCCTGCACCGTGGCGTCGGGTGCGATGCTGACACGATAGTAGTCATGGATGTCAAAGACAGCATTTGACGGGGACCCTCAGCCTACGACAACTTTACGGTTTGTATATGCATGCATATAACAGCTCCTTGTCAATACCACTCCATCCACGAATGCTGCCTGTCCCGCGTGCGGCACATGGTGCCCAGTAATACGTGTCGTCCTCCTATGCTTGgcagtaataataataatatacagCCTGGGCCCAGTCTGTGTGCTGGGTTTCATCTATCTGCACTATAATATCACTTCGTTGCTTTATTATCGCATTATCACCGATAGAATTCGGAGACACCCGAGGTATGCAGTGGGGCTGATAGTACCTATGTACCAGTACGTTCAGTGGCAGAATCCGTCCACTGATATCTTGTGCCAAGCTATTCATAAGTTCAAGCTAAAGTTTCTCACCAGCACGAGACTACATCTTACCAGTCCTAATACAGTTCTATAACAGGATTCCTATTAGCCATCAGCTAACTCACAGCCATGTAGGCAGACGACTAGACTCCTTATTTGCGTGCCGCAAGCTATGACAACGGTCCATACACTATAGCGTCACGACTATACCCGAATCCTATATATCAGACATAATATATAACTACCTATGCAAGTATATATGCAAAAACTAAGAACAACGACATGTCGCCATTATTCATTCTACTTCCTGGCCACCAACAAGGTCCACCTATTAACATGCGTCCATCCCTTCTCCTACACCTTCCGTTTGCCCGTCGTTTTTCGTGATCGCCAGTTGCGTCCATCTAGACAAGTCGCCCAGATATAACCCATTAAAAACGCCTCGCAATGTAAACAATCAAGAAAAACAGCCCGATGTTCCCTGTCTCCGTTTCAGGGTCGCATATATCACGTCGGGACGTGTTATTGAATCAGAAGAAAACAAATCTCGTGAATGGCGTCAAATTTAGCCTTGAGCCAGCGTTTAGTACTTGGCCGAGTACCGCGCTGCGCCTGGCGAGTAAGGCAGATCGTATGAGCTGTTTTGACCGTAGGGGTCTTCTGAGAAGACAGTAGCCCTTCGCTCCTCTTCTGGCAACAGCTCCTTGACCTCCCAGTTGTTCATCCTGGTGCCAACAGAGAATTCGAGGTCCTCCTTGGTAATTGAATCCCAGTACTGCCGCAGGTTAGTGATGCTCGGGAACCAATAGTTAATGGAATAAAACAACATACCTTGTAAACCATCATGACGCCCAACAAGTTGCAGACGGTCGCGAGGAACAGGCCATCGAGATAATGGCTAATAGCGTTACAGATCTTTGAACTAAAAGCATAAAGGAACACCTGTCCAGcgacaaagaagaagataccGAATGCAATGTCTCCAAGAGGCCAGCGATCCTGTAGCGTTCTTGTTACAAGCAAGATTTGCATGGCCACGTAGATGAAGAGCTGGATCGCATTCAAGAGGTAAAGCACAACGAACAATCCGACAGTGTTGGTGGGACCAAGTCCAGCCCAGCTCTTGAAAGTAGCGAGCGACACAAGGAAGCTAATGGTGAAAGCAGCCAGGGTACTGATTCGCAGCATCCATACTGAAAGAGGCGTTCCATCCTCGTATAGTTGAAACCCGACAAAGCCGTTAATGAGAAGACAAGTGATGACCGCGCTGCTGAGACCGTTCTGCACACTGACGAGGTAAGGGTATGGATCACTGCCAGGTGGTGCCACGCCAGCATCAATAACGAGAGACATGGCCGACAACAACATGTAGAGGTAGAAGAAGCTCAAAATCTCTTTGCGACCAACAGCGGTGAACTTGCTGCGGACGTGGAGAATCATGATGACAGTCATAACCAGAGCGACGATGTGCATCACAGCCGTAGCACCCTCAAAAATGATGGTGTTGGCAAGTTCAATGTTACGAGCATAGCATTCTGGCTCGATACCGGTACGACCGGACGCCTCCAATATAGGTCCGACGGCAGCGCATAGTGGTAGAGGTGCGGTCTCGCAGATCGTGGTGAAGTCGCCGAAGCCAGACATGATGGCGATTTGAGATGACGGCTTAATTGTCGTCGAATGGATCTGAGCGGGATCGTATCGCGATGAAGTGGGCGACAGCAAGCAATTGATCGATTGTCGTCGAGAAGACGTATCGGTGTCGCCAACGTCGTCGAATCGTCCAACCCTCGTCGCAAATTACAATCGTCGTCACCACTTGAAAGGGCGAGGCCAGGGGAATCGCGATACAAGGGGTTTAAATTTGATCGGAATGCAATCTCGTCCCTTGTTACGCTTCCAAGGGAGTAGACTATGTCGGTCGGTCGGTCGGTCGGTGTCAAATGTCTCGTTTTTGACCGATGGCTCAGCAGCGCCCCTTTCTTCAGCCCAGCGGCTAAAATCCAAACGAACAAGACGATAATAAGAAGGGCCCAGACCGAAATGAGAAACACCAGCAACTAACGATTGTCGTTCGGCGAAGGCGATGATTAATCGAGTTACAAAAAAAAGCGAATGTCTTGCAAGCCTCTAAGCTTTGGGGCTTGGGCTCAACGAAAGAGATGAGTGAAGGTTAGAAGAGACAAAGTGGAGTGGAGCGGAGCGGAGGGATCTGGTTGCTGTGCCGTTGTTGTGAAGACGTACAAGGCAGAGTGGAGAAGCAATGCTTGGTAAAGTGGCTGATAAAATATGTGATTGGCTACTCTTAAATGGTTGCCGTGGGAAGTGCAAACAACCCTGTTTGATGGGAGTTGATCCCTGCAACAGTAGAGTCTTGTTACATGATGCCGACCAAGTCCAACAATTTGAGACGAGACAATGAGTTGGGTTCAGTTTTCAATGACAACTTACATAGCTACTAAGTAGTGGTTAGTATTTGACCTTTATATCTCAGTTCCGTGGCAATGTTTTGTCTTTCCAGACACTCCTGACATAAACTTGTTCATCACCAATCGACATACCCTATAACTGAACCATAAACGCAACAAAATGCACCAAAACCAAATGTGACATAATGTAATTGTAAtgaaatttttaataaaattcatAAATTGAGTATCATAATGCCACGTCGTTAAGTATAGTCTACATATGTACTGACTGTTATGTCGACTAAACAAAAACTTCATCGACTCATAACCCTCACGAATAAATTTCCCCACAGCCTGCACAGAACTGAGCAAAACCATAACACAAATAGAGATACCTAAGAGGTGAACGGAAGAAGTTCCAACGGAGGCAGGGCATAGAGAATAAACGGATGGCGAGTTCCAAGTGGCATGAATAGGTTGACTTATCTTTGTCTCACGATTAACATAGCTGTGTTTTCTGCGACGCCGACAACACTCTGGCTCTACCTAATGGAGGAGAAAAGGTAGCATCTCGAGACCTTGATAACAAATTAAACGGTCCAAGACCGAATATAATAAGGTGACATACTGATTCTTTCCCTTATGCTCACAGCAGTCAAACTTTCTAGTACCCTGAGGACAGAACCCCGCTGTATTTTTGCTCTATTCTAGTACTCATAACTGACATTCCGCTGCATCTGTCTATATACGGTTGGTGTCGATGCAGCCATTCATCGCTAGCTCATCGTGGGTAGATCCATGGCGTCCATCGTGGAAAGGAAGCCTAAGTAACTCCGAGCCATGCGCACCATAGTCCTCTGTCCGGGAGACTGTTGAGCCCTGGCCTATTTCTTTCCGTCCCAAACGCCTGTACCATGCGTGCCTTAATATGCATATCCGAcgctaaaataaaataaaaatccAACGCCATAAAAACAATTCCGAGAAAACATACGGATGAAAACGTCGGACGTATTCCTAGAGACAAGGCTTACCATCGAACGCGAGGGTATGAACCATGATTGACCGAAGGATAACCCTGCCATTCCTAAGACGGGTAATGTCCCTGAAGGGCCTGATGCTGAGGGTGAACGCGATCATAAACGACAAAGTCAGGCACGATACCAGTTCGAAGATCGTTCCGTCGCCCGATGGGCTGATAGTGCATCTGGGTTGGAGGAACAGGTACAGAAAGGTGGTATTGTTCCAACGATGCTGAAGGCGGGGGGTGCAAGAGCGTGTTCACGTGGCGTACAGGCTTGTACGGACTGGGTCTCTGCTGCAGATAGACGCTCGGCGAGTTGGAGATCGGAGTGTGCGTCATAGGAGTATGAATAACCGATGCCTGACCATACGTTTCTGCCAAAGGCGACGAGTTGAATGGCCCCAAGCGGCCAGGGCTAAGCTGTTTGCTGGAGGTACCGTAATTTGCAGGCGCCTGGGCAGGGAAACTGGTTTGCGCCATCGTGACACCCGTCGTCGCGGGAAGCGATTGCTTCGGCACCATGGCCGTCGGGACTGAAGAGTAGACTGTCGACATGGCGCGCATACCGGTTTGCAGTGGAGGAAGCGAGACGTGGCCAGGCTGAGCTACCTGCTGTACAGACGGAGGATACCCATTGACACCAACGTTATCAAAGGGCATTAACGTAGGTTGGGTCTGAGGTTGTCCAGTCATGATAGTGGGGTGAGGAGCAGGCAGTCTGGCCGGCTCAACAATACCGTTTGATCGCGGGACTTGAGCCATAACGGGAGCCGGACCTCGTTGAGGAGGAGCAAGTCGTTTGGCGGGGTGTTCCATGATATCTCCCTCGGGACTTCGCTTCCGTGACACAGGAGGGAACTGGAGATTGGGCTTGGTAGAGAGTGGAGAGATGGTGTTAGTTTGGTACGCGGACCAGTTTTGCGAGTGACTCGACGCAGGTGAGTAGTTCGCTGTGATAGCCGGAGTAGGTGGCAGGCTGACGGCGGGTTGCATAGCACCCGTTGGTGAAGCGACAGGCGAGTGGCGCGTGTTGTTTGCTGGCGTGGGAATGTGAACCGGCGACGCTGGCAATCGCATAGCTCGCTCGTAGTACTCGTGGAAGCAGGCTAGCTTGTCTAACCAGTCATCCCACTGCTCCTTCGTCGCCACCAAGTTGTATCGCATGTTAGACAAAAACTCCACTTCCATGACATGAATCTCCTGCACATTGAAGCATGACACCTCAGCCCAAGTCTTGTTCGTGTAGGTGTTATCATCCAAGACTGTAGCATGGTCAGTTGATTATCTGGTGCGTGAATGTTTTTCACTTACATTTGTTCCCGAGCATCAGTGCTACTGTTAGCAATCTATACTCGCTGCCAGCACGCCCCTTGATTTGAGGTGTCGACATTTTTAGTCGGTAGATAAATAGTAGAGCCAGCAAGATGACATTCTGGGTCACTTGTGTCGTGGAGAGAACGCTGTACACCCACTTCCGAAATTGCTCCAGGGGTTTGGCGAGAGGTGGTAAACGCTGAACGAGAGCGTTGGAGCCCATTGCACGAATTGAACCTGCCTGTTTGAGCTCGTCAATCGACTCAAACCAGAATAAGCAAGTCATCTAGAGGATATTAGTTGTCTGACAATTTCCATATTCTGAGAATGTACGTACTTGAGCAGCGAAATCGGCAAGATTTCCGCCTACAGGGCTTATGCACTTGGGAATTACAAGGCTGTGGTAGACTAGCGACTCAGCATCAATTTTGATCGCGGTGGATGTTGAAGTAGAAGGTGTTGAAGGTCGGACAGGTTGTCCGACCTGAACATGTGACGCTGTCGAGATCGATCCATTTCGGTGTTGATGCTGTTGCTCGGGTTGTTTCACAGGGTATCGGTAGTACTGGGATTTTTCGTTCATGGTAGCTGGGGCTCGGGCAGTGTAGTTGTGAACATGACTTTCCCACGAAGCCAGTGGTGCTTGAAAGACAGCGCTCATATCGTTGGCAGGGAGTTGTTTactgaaaagaaaagaaaacccCAAATTTCCGATTGCGCAGCGCAACACAGCGCGAGCTTCACTGTAAAAGCTCCAGTGAAGGCTACAAGCAACAGAACCAAGccagtgggtagcagaaaagttggcgtCCTGAGTCTTGGGGTAGAAAAATAAGTGATCTAAtcctatagtctaaggagca includes:
- a CDS encoding hypothetical protein (TransMembrane:1 (o152-175i)~BUSCO:18074at5125) → MSAVFQAPLASWESHVHNYTARAPATMNEKSQYYRYPVKQPEQQHQHRNGSISTASHVQVGQPVRPSTPSTSTSTAIKIDAESLVYHSLVIPKCISPVGGNLADFAAQMTCLFWFESIDELKQAGSIRAMGSNALVQRLPPLAKPLEQFRKWVYSVLSTTQVTQNVILLALLFIYRLKMSTPQIKGRAGSEYRLLTVALMLGNKFLDDNTYTNKTWAEVSCFNVQEIHVMEVEFLSNMRYNLVATKEQWDDWLDKLACFHEYYERAMRLPASPVHIPTPANNTRHSPVASPTGAMQPAVSLPPTPAITANYSPASSHSQNWSAYQTNTISPLSTKPNLQFPPVSRKRSPEGDIMEHPAKRLAPPQRGPAPVMAQVPRSNGIVEPARLPAPHPTIMTGQPQTQPTLMPFDNVGVNGYPPSVQQVAQPGHVSLPPLQTGMRAMSTVYSSVPTAMVPKQSLPATTGVTMAQTSFPAQAPANYGTSSKQLSPGRLGPFNSSPLAETYGQASVIHTPMTHTPISNSPSVYLQQRPSPYKPVRHVNTLLHPPPSASLEQYHLSVPVPPTQMHYQPIGRRNDLRTGIVPDFVVYDRVHPQHQALQGHYPS
- the CHS7 gene encoding Chitin synthase, class 7 (TransMembrane:7 (o49-73i85-102o122-140i152-173o185-211i223-241o247-270i)~BUSCO:35883at5125), which codes for MSGFGDFTTICETAPLPLCAAVGPILEASGRTGIEPECYARNIELANTIIFEGATAVMHIVALVMTVIMILHVRSKFTAVGRKEILSFFYLYMLLSAMSLVIDAGVAPPGSDPYPYLVSVQNGLSSAVITCLLINGFVGFQLYEDGTPLSVWMLRISTLAAFTISFLVSLATFKSWAGLGPTNTVGLFVVLYLLNAIQLFIYVAMQILLVTRTLQDRWPLGDIAFGIFFFVAGQVFLYAFSSKICNAISHYLDGLFLATVCNLLGVMMVYKYWDSITKEDLEFSVGTRMNNWEVKELLPEEERRATVFSEDPYGQNSSYDLPYSPGAARYSAKY